In a single window of the Micromonospora sp. WMMD1155 genome:
- a CDS encoding response regulator transcription factor, with product MVVDDHPMWREGVARDLTEAGFLVVATSGEGRQAVRVAAAARPDVVVLDLQLPDISGVEVILGLRAALPDVRVLMLSASGEQQSVLDAVKAGATGYLVKSTAPAEFLDAVRRTAAGDTVFTPGLAGLVLGEYRRLAAGPGQAADPSGGAQPAAPRLTDRETEVLRLVAKGLSYKQIAQRLGLSHRTVQNHVQNTLGKLQLHNRVELTRYAIERGLDD from the coding sequence ATGGTGGTCGACGACCATCCGATGTGGCGCGAGGGCGTCGCCCGCGACCTCACCGAGGCGGGCTTCCTGGTGGTGGCGACCAGCGGCGAGGGACGACAGGCCGTCCGGGTGGCCGCCGCCGCCCGGCCCGACGTGGTCGTCCTCGACCTGCAGCTACCGGACATCTCTGGCGTGGAGGTGATCCTGGGTCTGCGGGCGGCCCTGCCCGACGTACGGGTGCTGATGCTCAGTGCCAGCGGCGAACAGCAGAGCGTGCTGGACGCCGTCAAGGCGGGGGCCACCGGCTACCTGGTGAAGTCGACGGCGCCCGCCGAATTCCTCGACGCGGTCCGCCGCACCGCCGCCGGCGACACGGTCTTCACCCCCGGCCTCGCCGGACTGGTCCTCGGCGAGTACCGCCGGCTGGCCGCCGGCCCGGGGCAGGCGGCCGACCCGAGCGGCGGCGCGCAGCCGGCCGCGCCCCGGCTCACCGACCGGGAGACGGAGGTGCTGCGGCTGGTGGCGAAGGGGTTGTCGTACAAGCAGATCGCGCAGCGGCTCGGGCTGTCGCACCGCACGGTGCAGAACCACGTGCAGAACACCCTGGGCAAGCTGCAACTGCACAACCGGGTCGAGTTGACCCGCTACGCCATCGAACGGGGCCTGGACGACTGA
- a CDS encoding DUF5709 domain-containing protein, whose translation MRDDEYPTPVSDTEAQGLPDTADDDSTANDDVLTGREADGPDPAQLPGDRTPVAVDRFGTTAEEQLDGESLDYKLGREVYERPADDPLAGTIDPKIAFEADNLEAAAEAQLDADVIDPGPTSDPNSPVSLYDHGQLGTVADATVGRLVEPDEGSHTDQETDSVAYDAGSAGGGATAEELAIHETEPPRSV comes from the coding sequence ATGCGCGACGACGAGTACCCGACCCCCGTGTCCGACACCGAGGCGCAAGGCCTGCCCGACACCGCCGACGACGACTCGACCGCCAACGACGACGTGCTCACCGGGCGCGAGGCGGACGGTCCGGACCCGGCCCAGTTGCCCGGCGACCGTACGCCGGTCGCGGTGGACCGGTTCGGGACGACCGCCGAGGAGCAGCTCGACGGTGAGTCGTTGGACTACAAGCTCGGACGGGAGGTCTACGAGCGCCCGGCGGACGACCCGCTCGCGGGGACGATCGACCCGAAGATCGCCTTCGAGGCGGACAACCTGGAGGCCGCGGCGGAGGCACAGCTGGACGCCGACGTGATCGACCCGGGGCCGACCTCGGACCCGAACTCGCCGGTCTCCCTCTACGACCACGGCCAGCTCGGCACGGTGGCCGACGCCACGGTCGGCCGGCTGGTGGAGCCGGACGAGGGGTCGCACACCGACCAGGAGACCGACTCGGTGGCGTACGACGCGGGCTCGGCCGGTGGCGGGGCGACCGCCGAGGAGTTGGCCATCCACGAGACGGAGCCGCCGCGCTCGGTCTGA
- a CDS encoding ATP-binding protein has product MTATERPNARAVTGAANCVLEADESSAVVRLTGVLDAAGAEAVRLALLTRLADRPGPVVADVTGLRVVDPTGRSVFAEVRREVADWPAADLLLCDPAVARPEPTTVAGVPAWPTVDGALAAAAATPLAAVLTVDLAPTVGAARPARELVTTGCRRWGTPTLIDPACIAITEMVNNVVAHARTPMTVRLAPADSTLHLAVRDHSPLLPTFAGLSPPDRAGGRGLLLIDTVARRWGSSAVGDGKVVWCVLHPDDEAAHLD; this is encoded by the coding sequence ATGACGGCCACCGAGCGTCCGAACGCGCGGGCGGTGACCGGCGCGGCGAACTGTGTCCTGGAGGCCGACGAGTCGTCGGCGGTGGTGCGGTTGACAGGTGTGCTCGACGCCGCCGGAGCGGAGGCGGTACGCCTCGCCCTGCTCACCAGACTGGCCGACCGGCCCGGTCCGGTGGTGGCCGACGTGACGGGGCTTCGGGTGGTCGACCCGACCGGGCGCAGCGTCTTCGCCGAGGTTCGCCGGGAGGTCGCCGACTGGCCGGCAGCGGATCTGCTGTTGTGCGACCCGGCGGTCGCCCGGCCCGAGCCCACGACGGTGGCCGGTGTGCCGGCCTGGCCGACGGTGGACGGCGCGCTGGCCGCGGCCGCGGCGACGCCCCTGGCGGCGGTGCTCACCGTCGACCTCGCTCCCACCGTGGGGGCCGCCCGGCCGGCCCGCGAGCTGGTCACCACCGGTTGCCGACGCTGGGGCACGCCGACGTTGATCGACCCGGCGTGCATCGCGATCACTGAGATGGTCAACAACGTGGTGGCGCACGCCCGGACCCCGATGACCGTGCGGCTCGCTCCTGCGGACAGCACCCTGCACCTGGCGGTTCGCGACCACTCGCCGCTGCTGCCGACGTTCGCCGGCCTGTCCCCGCCGGACCGGGCCGGCGGCCGGGGTCTGTTGCTGATCGACACGGTGGCCCGTCGCTGGGGCAGCAGCGCGGTGGGGGACGGCAAGGTCGTCTGGTGTGTTCTGCACCCCGACGACGAGGCGGCCCACCTTGACTGA
- a CDS encoding SDR family oxidoreductase, translated as MPLTHTLDDSTVVITGASSGIGTATAYALARRGAAVVLAARSEPALRQVAHRCWELGGRALVVPTDVTDLESVRRLADRAAAEFGRIDAWVNNAAVSAVGLFDEIPVAEFRRVLEVNLLGTVHGIKAALPHLEAAGGGVLVNNASVLAEVAMPYQSAYNATKHGIRGLADTVRQELRVTGRGQISVCTVLPATIDTPFFRHAANHTGRELVPPPPIYPPEVVAETIVRLLRRPRREAYAGGAARLIGLQWRLAPALVERTLGWYAHRTQFGPGARVDSTGNVFHADAGARGDGGWQGRRRQLVRMTAAFGLAAAGTAVGTMAAINRRSRSAR; from the coding sequence ATGCCGCTGACCCACACCCTCGACGATTCGACAGTTGTGATCACCGGCGCGTCCAGCGGGATCGGCACGGCGACCGCGTACGCGTTGGCCCGCCGGGGTGCCGCCGTCGTGCTGGCCGCCCGCAGCGAGCCGGCCCTGCGACAGGTCGCGCACCGTTGCTGGGAGTTGGGCGGCCGGGCGCTGGTGGTACCGACCGACGTGACCGATCTGGAGTCGGTGCGACGGTTGGCCGATCGGGCGGCGGCCGAGTTCGGCCGTATCGACGCCTGGGTGAACAACGCCGCGGTGAGCGCGGTCGGGCTGTTCGACGAGATCCCGGTGGCCGAGTTCCGCCGCGTGCTGGAGGTCAACCTGCTCGGGACGGTGCACGGCATCAAGGCCGCGCTGCCCCACCTCGAGGCGGCTGGCGGCGGTGTGCTGGTCAACAACGCTTCGGTGCTGGCCGAGGTGGCGATGCCCTACCAGTCGGCGTACAACGCCACCAAGCACGGCATCCGGGGCCTGGCCGACACGGTCCGGCAGGAGCTGCGGGTCACCGGTCGCGGTCAGATCTCGGTCTGCACCGTGCTGCCGGCCACGATCGACACCCCGTTCTTCCGGCACGCGGCCAATCACACCGGCCGCGAGCTGGTTCCACCGCCCCCGATCTACCCGCCGGAGGTGGTCGCCGAGACCATCGTCCGGCTGCTCCGTCGGCCGCGCCGGGAGGCGTACGCCGGTGGTGCGGCACGGCTGATCGGCCTCCAGTGGCGGCTGGCGCCCGCGCTGGTGGAACGCACCCTCGGCTGGTACGCCCATCGCACCCAGTTCGGTCCGGGAGCTCGGGTGGACAGCACCGGCAACGTGTTCCACGCCGACGCCGGTGCCCGCGGGGACGGCGGCTGGCAGGGCCGACGGCGTCAGCTGGTGCGGATGACCGCGGCCTTCGGCCTGGCCGCCGCCGGAACGGCTGTCGGCACGATGGCGGCGATCAACCGCCGATCGCGATCGGCGCGGTGA
- a CDS encoding glycosyltransferase: MRVGLVCAHASSYRHADGPPVGTRQHIARVATELTERGHDVRLYDRRDDPGLPATIDVDGYQVHRVPAGPPTPLSTAELIPFVTEFGRWLTDEWSGAWRPEVVHGHYWVGGLAAAHAVRETDIPVVQTFHSLGVEQLRHLGGRYDGPGERITLERALTRAVDIAVAQSNDEVDELTRMGLQRSSVALVPAGVDIEQFHPDGEAAPREQRARILSVGSLSAGHGQEDLIRAMRLVGDAELVIAGGPPTDQLANHAEARRLREFAEQVGVADQVRLVGAVPHDQMATWYRSADVVACTPHYSSAGRVSLEAMACGVPVIGYAMGGLADAVVDEVTGRLVPPGDVRALGISLRRLLADNAGRFAYGHAAVDRVRSSYTWERTAGALERLYERVVSRRKPVEA; this comes from the coding sequence ATGCGCGTCGGCCTCGTCTGCGCGCACGCCAGTTCGTACCGCCACGCCGACGGCCCGCCGGTCGGCACCCGTCAGCACATCGCGCGGGTCGCCACCGAGTTGACCGAACGGGGCCACGACGTCCGGCTCTACGACCGCAGGGACGATCCAGGACTCCCGGCGACGATCGACGTCGACGGCTACCAGGTACACCGGGTGCCCGCAGGCCCGCCCACCCCACTGTCCACCGCCGAGCTGATCCCCTTCGTGACGGAGTTCGGCCGCTGGTTGACCGACGAGTGGTCCGGCGCCTGGCGACCCGAGGTGGTGCACGGGCACTACTGGGTCGGTGGCCTGGCCGCCGCGCACGCAGTTCGGGAGACCGACATCCCGGTGGTCCAGACCTTCCACTCGCTCGGCGTCGAGCAACTGCGGCACCTGGGCGGCCGTTACGACGGGCCGGGGGAGCGGATCACCCTGGAGCGGGCGCTGACCCGGGCGGTCGACATCGCCGTCGCCCAGTCGAACGACGAGGTCGACGAGCTGACCCGGATGGGCCTGCAACGCAGCTCCGTCGCGCTGGTGCCGGCCGGTGTCGACATCGAGCAGTTCCACCCCGACGGTGAGGCGGCGCCCCGCGAACAGCGGGCCCGCATCCTCTCGGTGGGGTCGCTGTCGGCGGGGCACGGTCAGGAGGACCTGATCCGGGCCATGCGGCTGGTCGGCGACGCCGAACTGGTCATCGCCGGCGGGCCACCGACCGACCAACTCGCCAACCACGCCGAGGCACGACGGCTGCGGGAGTTCGCCGAGCAGGTCGGGGTCGCCGACCAGGTACGGCTCGTCGGCGCGGTGCCGCACGACCAGATGGCCACCTGGTACCGGTCGGCGGACGTGGTCGCCTGCACGCCGCACTACTCCTCGGCCGGGCGGGTCTCACTGGAGGCGATGGCCTGCGGCGTACCGGTGATCGGCTACGCCATGGGCGGCCTGGCGGACGCCGTCGTCGACGAGGTCACCGGTCGGCTGGTGCCTCCCGGCGACGTACGGGCACTGGGCATCTCGCTGCGTCGGCTGCTCGCCGACAACGCCGGTCGGTTCGCCTACGGGCACGCCGCGGTGGACCGGGTCCGCAGCAGCTACACGTGGGAGCGGACCGCCGGGGCGCTGGAACGCCTCTACGAACGGGTGGTGAGCCGCCGCAAGCCGGTCGAAGCCTAG
- the hisN gene encoding histidinol-phosphatase yields the protein MTGYADDLALAHLLADRADAISTARFRALDLHVEAKPDLTPVSDADTAVEREIRALLAEHRPADGLLGEEYGAEPSTDPDGRRWIIDPIDGTKNFVRGVPVWATLIALYDGDLPAVGVVSAPALGRRWWASAGAGAYAGSGSADGERIGVSSVREVADTSVCYSSLDGWERAGRLDAMLDLMRAAWRSRAYGDFYGYMLLAEGALDVMVEPELSLWDVAALVPIITEAGGTVTDLDGRPAPAGVPGTDSSVVATNGVLHADILTRLDRPAER from the coding sequence ATGACCGGGTACGCCGACGACCTCGCCCTCGCCCACCTGCTCGCCGACCGGGCCGACGCCATCTCCACGGCCCGGTTCCGCGCGCTCGACCTGCACGTCGAGGCGAAGCCCGACCTGACTCCCGTCTCCGACGCGGACACCGCTGTGGAGCGCGAGATCCGCGCCCTGCTGGCCGAGCACCGGCCGGCGGACGGGTTGCTGGGTGAGGAGTACGGTGCCGAGCCGTCCACCGACCCGGACGGCCGCCGGTGGATCATCGACCCGATCGACGGCACCAAGAACTTCGTCCGCGGCGTGCCGGTCTGGGCCACCCTGATCGCGCTCTACGACGGCGACCTGCCGGCGGTCGGCGTGGTGTCCGCGCCGGCGCTGGGGCGGCGCTGGTGGGCGAGCGCGGGCGCGGGCGCGTACGCCGGGTCGGGCTCGGCCGACGGCGAACGGATCGGAGTGTCGTCGGTGCGCGAGGTGGCAGACACCAGCGTCTGCTACTCGTCGCTGGACGGCTGGGAGCGCGCCGGTCGGCTCGACGCGATGCTCGACCTGATGCGGGCGGCCTGGCGGAGCCGTGCGTACGGCGACTTCTACGGTTACATGCTGTTGGCCGAGGGAGCACTGGACGTGATGGTCGAGCCGGAGTTGTCACTGTGGGACGTGGCGGCGCTGGTGCCGATCATCACCGAGGCGGGTGGCACGGTCACGGATCTGGACGGTCGACCGGCACCGGCCGGCGTCCCCGGCACCGACAGCAGTGTGGTGGCCACCAACGGTGTACTGCACGCCGACATCCTCACCCGGCTCGATCGGCCAGCCGAGCGCTGA